In one Nostoc sp. KVJ3 genomic region, the following are encoded:
- a CDS encoding polysaccharide biosynthesis/export family protein: MFIDPSSYMRAFSALCFVSLQVGVFLITPIQLVVAQPFPPQGKSPIQPPPPVPGTEVVPLGVNNEISPQLSHYLLGPGDTIGVVLQRPPGPYRLGIGDGISVSVQRFPDLSFQALINPEGNIVVPLLGKVSLQGLTLEEAQEKIRLGLNRYVVDPIIVLALATQRQDLSFQAVISLEGNIIVPQVGTVSLQGLTLEEAQEKIRLGLSRILPDPIVVVSLAGTRPVQVTVSGEIFRPGIYPINSTTPRVADALQVSGGSTLNADLRQIQIRRKLIDGSVISQTIDLYAALQNGGSIPNFRLQDGDAILIPRREVGNDDGYDRNLVARSSLAVPQIRVRVLNYAAGGLSTQALPNGSTFVDALGGVNLDASNLRDIALVRFDPERGKAVTQKLDAKKALGGDASQNVALQDNDVIVVGRNLIGKITNLLTTITQPFFNVQSFLQFFKNFGGGSN, encoded by the coding sequence ATGTTCATAGATCCCAGTTCTTATATGCGTGCATTCAGCGCCCTGTGTTTTGTCAGTCTTCAAGTAGGAGTTTTCTTAATAACACCTATCCAACTTGTTGTTGCCCAACCTTTTCCACCTCAAGGCAAATCACCCATACAACCCCCCCCGCCTGTGCCAGGTACTGAGGTTGTACCTCTAGGTGTAAATAACGAAATTTCGCCCCAACTCAGCCACTACCTATTGGGCCCAGGAGATACAATTGGCGTTGTGCTTCAGCGTCCTCCTGGCCCATACCGTTTAGGAATAGGAGATGGAATTAGCGTTTCGGTTCAGCGCTTTCCAGATTTGAGCTTTCAAGCTTTAATCAACCCAGAAGGTAATATTGTGGTGCCGCTACTGGGAAAAGTTTCCTTACAAGGTTTGACTTTGGAAGAAGCCCAAGAAAAAATTCGCTTGGGTTTAAATCGTTATGTGGTTGATCCAATAATAGTTTTAGCCTTAGCAACACAGCGTCAAGATTTAAGTTTTCAAGCTGTAATTAGTCTAGAAGGCAACATTATAGTGCCACAAGTGGGAACAGTTTCTTTGCAAGGTTTGACTTTGGAAGAAGCTCAAGAAAAAATTCGCTTGGGTTTAAGTCGTATTTTACCAGATCCAATTGTAGTAGTGTCCTTGGCAGGAACGCGACCAGTTCAAGTGACTGTTAGCGGGGAAATATTTCGACCAGGAATTTATCCGATTAATTCAACAACACCCCGCGTTGCTGATGCCTTGCAAGTATCTGGTGGTTCAACATTGAATGCAGACCTGCGGCAAATCCAAATACGCCGCAAGTTAATTGATGGTTCTGTGATTTCACAAACTATTGACTTATATGCAGCACTGCAAAATGGCGGTTCAATCCCTAATTTCCGCTTACAAGACGGAGATGCAATACTCATCCCCCGTCGAGAAGTTGGTAATGATGACGGTTACGATCGCAATTTAGTAGCACGTTCATCCTTAGCAGTACCACAGATTAGAGTCCGGGTTTTAAACTACGCTGCGGGAGGTCTTTCCACTCAAGCTTTGCCTAATGGCAGTACATTTGTAGATGCTTTAGGAGGAGTTAATCTCGACGCGTCTAACCTCCGGGATATCGCTTTGGTTCGCTTTGATCCTGAACGAGGCAAGGCTGTTACCCAAAAACTTGATGCTAAAAAAGCTTTAGGCGGTGATGCATCTCAAAATGTGGCGCTTCAAGATAATGATGTTATTGTTGTTGGTCGGAACCTCATTGGTAAAATTACTAATTTACTGACTACCATTACCCAACCTTTCTTCAATGTCCAGTCGTTTCTCCAATTCTTTAAAAACTTCGGTGGTGGATCAAATTAG
- a CDS encoding response regulator transcription factor: MPLTILVVDDDLGTRLSVSDYLELSGYCVITANDGQEALSMVDEYNPDLIVTDIIMPQMNGYELVRRVRQQSMFRLLPVILLTARTKTQERILGYQSGCDLYLPKPFELEELAAAIRNLLERSQIIQSEYRFSHKESLGISASTKAGDAHNSLSTQIQKSHLHSSLTHREQEVLELLTHGLSNADMGHQLHLSPRTVEKYVSSLLRKTSTSNRAELVRFAMKHGLVE, from the coding sequence ATGCCCTTGACTATCCTTGTAGTGGATGATGATTTGGGCACTCGTCTGTCTGTGAGCGACTATCTTGAACTGTCTGGCTACTGTGTAATAACGGCTAATGACGGTCAAGAGGCTTTGTCTATGGTGGATGAGTATAATCCTGATTTGATTGTTACGGATATAATCATGCCACAGATGAATGGCTACGAACTGGTGCGTCGGGTGCGTCAACAATCAATGTTTCGGTTATTACCTGTAATTTTATTAACAGCCCGAACTAAGACCCAGGAAAGAATTCTGGGCTACCAGTCAGGGTGCGATTTATATTTACCAAAGCCTTTTGAATTGGAAGAATTAGCAGCAGCAATCCGCAATCTTTTGGAGCGATCGCAAATTATTCAATCGGAGTATCGCTTTTCCCATAAAGAGAGTTTGGGCATTTCCGCCTCAACAAAAGCGGGGGATGCCCATAATTCTCTGTCCACTCAAATTCAGAAATCGCACTTGCACTCATCCCTAACTCATAGAGAACAAGAAGTCTTAGAGTTATTGACTCATGGTCTGTCTAATGCCGATATGGGTCATCAACTACACCTGAGTCCTCGTACAGTGGAAAAGTACGTTAGCAGTTTATTAAGAAAAACCTCAACCAGCAACCGAGCCGAATTAGTGCGTTTTGCCATGAAGCATGGTCTGGTGGAATAA
- a CDS encoding YbaB/EbfC family nucleoid-associated protein gives MTGKGQGFGFGLGKMKELADAFKKAQQVQEGAKRLQEELEQMEILGESGGGLVKVIVSGNQEPKRVEISPDALGEGAEVLSDLVTVAMKEAYNKSTATMRERMEELTSGLELPGF, from the coding sequence ATGACAGGTAAAGGACAAGGATTCGGCTTTGGCTTAGGAAAAATGAAGGAACTGGCTGATGCTTTCAAGAAAGCACAACAAGTTCAAGAAGGCGCAAAGCGACTCCAAGAAGAATTGGAGCAAATGGAGATTCTAGGAGAATCTGGCGGTGGTCTGGTGAAGGTGATTGTCAGTGGGAACCAAGAACCCAAGCGGGTAGAAATTTCTCCAGATGCTCTAGGGGAAGGTGCAGAAGTACTTTCCGATCTTGTGACAGTGGCAATGAAAGAAGCCTACAACAAGTCCACAGCAACAATGCGGGAACGAATGGAAGAATTGACCAGTGGGTTAGAGTTACCTGGATTTTAG
- the smpB gene encoding SsrA-binding protein SmpB — MSDKNEGYKVIADNRQARYLYEILETYEAGIELTGTEVKSIRAGKVNLQDGYALLRNGEAWLINIHISPYNASGQYFNHEPRRTRKLLLHRQELRKLIGKVEQQGLTLIPLKMYLKRGWVKVSIALGKGKKLHDKREDLKRRQDQRDIQRAMKSY, encoded by the coding sequence ATGAGCGACAAGAACGAAGGTTACAAAGTTATTGCTGACAACCGTCAAGCCCGTTATTTGTATGAAATTCTGGAAACTTACGAAGCCGGAATTGAGTTGACAGGAACCGAGGTTAAGTCAATTCGTGCGGGTAAAGTCAATCTTCAAGATGGCTATGCTTTGCTTCGCAATGGCGAAGCATGGTTGATCAATATTCATATCTCACCTTACAACGCCAGCGGACAATATTTTAATCATGAACCACGGCGGACACGCAAGCTGCTGTTGCATCGTCAAGAACTCCGCAAGCTAATTGGCAAAGTAGAACAGCAGGGTTTAACTTTAATCCCTTTGAAAATGTATCTTAAACGGGGCTGGGTAAAAGTGAGTATAGCCCTTGGCAAAGGTAAAAAGCTCCACGATAAGCGAGAAGACCTGAAACGACGACAAGATCAGCGTGACATTCAACGGGCAATGAAAAGTTATTAA
- a CDS encoding GAF domain-containing sensor histidine kinase, protein MIEPENKLFALKDGWDSHESREQQRLKALSDLGLRQPETIPVFEEATQTAAHFLESPISILGFVDQDRHWFKSAVGLSRLGLMNHLAQNRQLLRRESFCTQVVESLQIFVINDTHKLTDPVLASSKLVQDYGIRAYLGAPLIDAEGHCLGALAVMDLVPRNFAPRDIEFLQIIARWSMSEFERNRLLQGKLESSAAKNARIFSLNEERNTEIKITAPTKDSDSVSTKQLKLELLGQLTHELRTPLTSVLGMASVLGREIYGPLTTKQREYLEIIQHSGRYLLSLVNEITELGATDDNSTVLNLAPVDIEMLCQQAINSLEEAAHRREQDIRLSIEPGRNRIWPLDKDKVRQMLYHLVFSVIQLSATGSFVRIHVSYKEDTLNITIWVSHPWLGDGITEVDPYLRLNSLSLLEFTGEATAYSNHTESQEQLDISSVTVDNSKNLSDSHSNFFPASSGINLAKSNGSLSRESLGLLLSCQLAELHSGQILIQGSPESGYRYVLSLPLQLATPSQAISDV, encoded by the coding sequence ATGATAGAGCCTGAAAACAAATTATTTGCCCTAAAGGATGGTTGGGATTCTCATGAATCAAGAGAACAACAACGCCTCAAAGCTTTGTCGGATTTAGGTTTGCGGCAACCAGAAACGATTCCGGTTTTTGAAGAAGCCACACAGACTGCTGCCCACTTTTTGGAATCACCAATTTCCATATTGGGATTTGTGGATCAAGACCGGCACTGGTTTAAGTCGGCGGTGGGCTTATCGAGACTGGGGCTAATGAATCATTTGGCACAAAATCGCCAACTGTTACGCCGGGAATCCTTTTGCACTCAGGTAGTAGAGAGTTTACAAATATTTGTAATTAATGATACACATAAACTTACAGATCCAGTTCTTGCTAGCAGCAAGTTGGTACAGGATTATGGTATTCGTGCTTACTTAGGAGCCCCACTGATTGATGCTGAGGGTCATTGCTTGGGAGCATTGGCGGTCATGGATTTAGTGCCGCGCAATTTTGCACCTAGAGACATTGAGTTTTTGCAAATCATCGCTCGTTGGAGCATGAGTGAATTTGAGCGTAACCGACTCCTGCAAGGAAAACTCGAATCAAGCGCCGCCAAGAACGCTCGAATATTTTCACTCAATGAAGAACGTAATACTGAGATTAAAATTACTGCACCCACCAAAGATAGCGACTCTGTTTCTACCAAGCAACTGAAACTGGAACTTTTAGGTCAGCTAACTCACGAGTTACGCACGCCCTTAACGTCTGTACTTGGTATGGCTAGTGTTTTAGGACGTGAGATTTATGGGCCTTTGACAACTAAGCAGAGAGAATATTTGGAAATTATTCAACACAGTGGTCGCTACTTACTTTCCCTAGTAAACGAAATTACCGAACTAGGAGCGACGGATGACAACTCAACTGTGCTAAATCTCGCTCCTGTGGATATAGAAATGCTATGTCAACAAGCTATCAATAGCTTAGAAGAAGCGGCTCATCGGCGTGAGCAAGATATTCGCCTCTCTATAGAACCGGGACGGAATCGCATTTGGCCCTTAGATAAAGATAAGGTGCGACAAATGCTTTATCACTTGGTTTTCAGTGTGATTCAACTTTCAGCTACAGGTAGCTTTGTTCGCATTCATGTATCTTACAAGGAAGATACACTCAATATCACTATTTGGGTTTCTCATCCCTGGCTAGGGGATGGGATCACTGAGGTTGATCCTTACTTACGTCTCAATTCCTTGTCGCTGTTGGAGTTTACAGGTGAAGCAACAGCTTACAGTAATCATACAGAAAGCCAGGAGCAACTAGATATTTCATCAGTAACAGTGGACAATTCAAAAAACTTGAGTGATTCCCACTCAAATTTCTTTCCTGCTAGTTCCGGTATAAATTTAGCTAAATCAAATGGAAGTCTTTCTCGTGAAAGTTTGGGTTTATTGCTAAGTTGTCAACTGGCAGAGTTGCACAGCGGACAAATTTTGATTCAAGGTTCACCAGAATCAGGATATCGTTATGTGCTTTCTTTGCCACTCCAATTGGCGACTCCATCACAAGCAATTAGCGATGTCTAA
- a CDS encoding cyanoexosortase B system-associated protein — MISFSKFFKENQLSQIAALLLLLLLLAMGAVPGYLTGHWQWKQRPPVTTLNELKHIRNTGLSLPGWQTIEQTEQEIGEHKWSLQVLKKEGSQSQAILLLLPQNGPMDQPEVEWTDVNGWGRSRWGKWDIAQSRSGEFNVKPTAKLASNVETKVEARFFRASTPQQTFAVLQWYAMPDGGNSSPLHWFLADQLAQWHKQRIPWVGVSILIPMEPLGQVETSWSLAQSIGETVQAELMAGPL; from the coding sequence ATGATTTCCTTCTCTAAGTTTTTCAAAGAAAACCAATTGAGTCAGATAGCAGCACTTTTGTTATTGCTACTGCTACTTGCAATGGGAGCGGTTCCCGGATACCTAACAGGACACTGGCAATGGAAACAGCGGCCACCTGTTACTACCCTCAACGAATTAAAACATATCCGCAATACTGGATTATCCCTTCCTGGTTGGCAAACTATTGAACAAACAGAACAGGAAATTGGCGAACATAAATGGTCTTTGCAAGTACTTAAAAAAGAAGGTTCCCAATCTCAGGCAATTCTGCTTTTGTTACCACAAAATGGGCCTATGGATCAACCAGAGGTAGAGTGGACAGACGTTAACGGCTGGGGAAGATCACGCTGGGGAAAGTGGGATATAGCTCAATCTCGTTCTGGTGAATTTAATGTGAAACCAACTGCAAAATTGGCTTCTAACGTCGAAACTAAAGTAGAAGCTAGGTTCTTTCGCGCCTCTACACCACAGCAGACCTTCGCTGTTTTGCAATGGTACGCTATGCCAGACGGCGGAAATTCATCACCTTTACACTGGTTCTTGGCAGATCAATTGGCTCAGTGGCACAAGCAACGCATTCCTTGGGTGGGCGTGAGCATTCTGATTCCAATGGAACCTTTAGGGCAAGTAGAAACATCTTGGTCTTTAGCACAGTCTATTGGGGAAACAGTGCAAGCTGAATTGATGGCAGGCCCTTTATAG
- a CDS encoding DegT/DnrJ/EryC1/StrS family aminotransferase: MSIRVPFVDLKLQHEPIQRQLQYAIQSVLERGDFILGQALSDFEAAFASVSGTAYGVGVASGTDAIALGLQACNIGTGDEVILPANTFIATLIGVIRAGAKPILVDCDRQTALIDLEAAAKAITPQTKAIIPVHLYGQMVSPRELLNFADTYKLLIFEDAAQAHLAQRDGYHAGSVGIAAAFSFYPSKNLGAFGDGGMLLTRDSDVAQKMVRLRNYGASQKYFHTEAGTNSRLDTLQAAVLHQKLPYLPQWNRDRLNIAQQYDNELAPLATAGIIPLENQSGTGHVYHLYVIKIDDSCPIERLQLQEKLTAAGIQTGIHYPIPCHLQPAFSNLGYQPGDFPQAEKLSQQILSLPMYPGLSSSQVKEVVAAIANAVSTSYKADNLSSADWLGLDNPALEVPINQKADNISPADLDSVVV; encoded by the coding sequence ATGAGCATTAGAGTTCCTTTTGTAGACCTGAAGTTACAACACGAACCAATTCAAAGACAATTGCAATATGCAATTCAATCTGTATTGGAACGGGGAGATTTTATTTTAGGGCAAGCACTCTCAGATTTTGAAGCAGCATTTGCGTCAGTATCGGGGACAGCTTATGGGGTTGGTGTTGCATCAGGAACAGATGCGATCGCTCTTGGATTACAAGCTTGTAATATTGGTACTGGTGATGAAGTAATTTTACCAGCAAACACTTTTATCGCCACCTTGATTGGGGTTATCCGGGCTGGTGCAAAGCCAATTTTGGTAGATTGCGATCGCCAAACAGCTTTAATTGATTTAGAGGCCGCAGCCAAGGCAATTACACCTCAGACTAAAGCAATTATCCCTGTGCATCTCTATGGTCAGATGGTATCACCGCGTGAATTATTGAACTTTGCTGATACCTACAAACTATTAATTTTTGAAGATGCCGCCCAAGCACACCTCGCCCAAAGAGACGGATATCACGCCGGTTCAGTAGGAATAGCAGCAGCTTTTAGTTTCTATCCTAGTAAAAATTTGGGAGCATTTGGGGATGGAGGAATGTTGCTGACACGAGATTCCGATGTCGCCCAGAAGATGGTACGCTTGCGAAATTATGGTGCATCGCAAAAGTATTTTCACACTGAAGCAGGTACAAATAGCCGCTTGGATACCTTACAAGCAGCAGTATTGCACCAGAAACTACCATACTTACCACAATGGAATCGCGATCGCCTGAATATTGCCCAGCAGTATGATAATGAACTAGCGCCCTTGGCAACTGCTGGCATTATCCCTCTAGAAAACCAAAGTGGTACAGGACACGTTTATCATCTTTATGTGATTAAAATCGATGATTCTTGCCCAATAGAACGCCTACAACTCCAGGAAAAACTCACAGCAGCAGGGATTCAAACTGGCATTCACTATCCTATTCCTTGTCATCTCCAGCCAGCATTTAGCAACTTAGGCTATCAACCAGGAGATTTTCCCCAAGCAGAGAAGTTATCACAGCAAATATTATCATTACCGATGTATCCTGGTTTGAGCAGTAGCCAAGTTAAAGAAGTTGTAGCTGCGATCGCTAATGCAGTCTCAACGAGTTATAAGGCAGATAATCTATCTTCTGCTGATTGGTTAGGACTCGATAATCCCGCCCTAGAAGTCCCAATAAATCAAAAAGCAGACAACATATCTCCTGCTGACCTTGACAGCGTGGTAGTTTGA
- a CDS encoding IctB family putative bicarbonate transporter, with protein MNLVWQRFTLSSLPLKEYLATSYVHRYLVGLLSSWRQTSVLIQWGDAIAAALLSLVYALAPFASSTLVGLLLVACVGFWLLLTLSDEATPANISSVTPIHVLVLLYWGVAAIATALSPVKKAALNDLGTLTLYLLLFTLCARVLRSPRLRSWIIILYLHVSLIVSVYGLRQWFFGATALATWVDPESPLSKTTRVYSYLGNPNLLAGYLLPAVIFSLVAIFAWQSWLKKALALTMLIVNAACLILTFSRGGWIGLVVAVLAVMALLVYWKSVEMPRFWRTWALPIVLGGLIGLLLLAVIFVEPVRLRVFSIFVDRKDSSNNFRRNVWDAVFEMIRDRPIFGIGPGHNSFNKVYPLYQHPRYTALSAYSILFEVTVETGFVGLGCFLWLIIVTFNTAVLQVQRLRRLRSGEGFWLIGAIAILLGMLAHGTVDTVWYRPEVNSLWWLIVGLIASYWTPLAQNQINSSNSEPAVN; from the coding sequence ATGAATTTAGTCTGGCAACGATTTACTTTATCATCTTTACCGCTCAAAGAATATCTTGCTACCAGTTACGTACACCGTTATCTGGTCGGACTGTTAAGTTCTTGGCGGCAAACCAGCGTCTTGATCCAGTGGGGAGATGCGATTGCAGCGGCTTTACTCAGCTTAGTATATGCCCTTGCACCTTTTGCTTCGAGTACATTGGTGGGCTTGTTGCTGGTGGCTTGTGTGGGATTTTGGCTGTTGTTGACTTTATCTGATGAAGCAACACCAGCAAATATCTCGTCAGTCACTCCTATTCACGTGTTGGTATTGCTCTACTGGGGAGTTGCCGCAATTGCAACAGCATTATCACCAGTGAAAAAGGCGGCACTTAATGACTTGGGAACGTTGACCTTGTATTTGCTACTATTTACCCTTTGTGCCAGGGTATTAAGGTCGCCTCGCCTCCGGTCTTGGATTATCATCCTTTATCTACACGTATCTTTAATTGTCAGTGTTTATGGATTGCGGCAATGGTTTTTTGGAGCCACAGCACTGGCAACTTGGGTTGATCCAGAATCTCCTCTGTCTAAGACTACAAGAGTCTACAGTTATTTGGGCAATCCCAACTTACTGGCTGGATACCTCTTACCAGCAGTAATTTTTAGCTTAGTAGCAATTTTTGCATGGCAAAGCTGGCTCAAAAAAGCTCTAGCATTAACAATGCTGATTGTCAATGCTGCCTGCCTGATTCTGACTTTTAGTCGTGGCGGTTGGATTGGATTAGTGGTGGCAGTTTTGGCTGTGATGGCATTGCTAGTTTATTGGAAAAGCGTAGAAATGCCTCGTTTTTGGCGTACTTGGGCGCTACCAATTGTTTTGGGGGGTTTGATCGGACTATTACTGCTAGCAGTGATATTTGTAGAGCCAGTCCGTCTGCGAGTGTTCAGTATTTTTGTCGATCGCAAAGATAGCAGTAATAATTTTCGCCGAAATGTGTGGGATGCTGTCTTTGAGATGATTCGCGATCGCCCAATTTTTGGCATTGGCCCCGGACACAACTCTTTTAATAAAGTTTATCCGCTCTACCAACACCCTCGTTACACTGCTTTGAGTGCTTATTCCATTTTGTTTGAAGTGACTGTAGAAACTGGCTTTGTTGGTTTAGGCTGCTTTCTCTGGCTGATAATTGTCACATTTAATACGGCAGTTTTGCAAGTGCAACGATTGCGACGATTGAGAAGTGGAGAAGGATTTTGGTTAATTGGAGCGATCGCTATTTTGTTGGGTATGCTAGCTCACGGAACTGTAGATACTGTTTGGTATCGTCCTGAAGTCAATAGCCTCTGGTGGCTGATCGTAGGTTTAATTGCCAGTTACTGGACACCTTTAGCTCAAAACCAGATAAATTCCTCTAACTCCGAACCAGCAGTAAACTAA
- the crtB gene encoding cyanoexosortase B, translated as MALQQQVKKRNVSDLLNLAIVGVLLLLYAPILLHWLDGWLNKNISTEHEYFSHGIIGLPFAAYLAWMNRKKWKRLPDTIHPLSAVFLLFGAVFYLSGVTEWVNLSLPVILAGLCLWFKGIAGLRSQRFPLLLVFLATPTAAPYLIAPYTLPLQSFIAGTAGFILNQFGMDVTVNEINLYVGGRIVEVAPYCAGLKMLFTTLYVGLMLLYWTEALSSRRTTISFLSLGVIISISANIIRNTLLTFFHGTGQEAAFKWLHEGWGGDVYSACMLVSLVPLLNWLNSYFSASLKTQQEGES; from the coding sequence ATGGCACTCCAGCAACAGGTAAAAAAAAGAAATGTCTCAGACTTATTAAATCTAGCCATTGTAGGCGTTTTGCTGCTGCTTTATGCGCCTATATTGCTACACTGGTTGGATGGTTGGCTGAACAAAAATATCAGTACAGAACACGAATATTTCAGTCACGGGATTATTGGTTTGCCATTTGCGGCGTATCTAGCCTGGATGAACCGGAAAAAGTGGAAACGCTTACCAGATACCATCCATCCTTTGAGCGCTGTTTTCTTGTTATTTGGGGCAGTGTTTTATCTGAGTGGGGTTACAGAGTGGGTTAACCTTTCCTTGCCCGTTATTTTGGCAGGATTATGCTTATGGTTTAAAGGAATAGCAGGTTTGCGATCGCAAAGATTTCCCCTACTACTAGTATTTTTGGCAACTCCAACGGCAGCACCCTATCTCATTGCTCCCTATACCTTGCCTCTCCAAAGCTTCATCGCTGGCACAGCAGGCTTCATACTCAATCAATTTGGTATGGACGTAACCGTAAATGAGATAAATCTCTACGTGGGAGGACGGATTGTGGAAGTTGCTCCTTATTGTGCAGGGCTAAAAATGTTGTTTACTACTCTCTACGTAGGCTTGATGCTACTTTATTGGACGGAGGCTTTGTCTTCACGCCGCACAACTATATCGTTTTTATCTCTTGGTGTGATAATTAGTATTAGTGCCAATATCATTCGGAATACTTTACTGACCTTCTTTCACGGCACAGGTCAAGAAGCAGCTTTTAAATGGCTACATGAGGGTTGGGGTGGTGATGTATACTCTGCTTGTATGCTGGTGTCATTAGTACCTTTACTGAATTGGCTTAATAGCTATTTTTCAGCATCTCTAAAAACTCAACAAGAAGGAGAAAGTTAG
- a CDS encoding low molecular weight protein-tyrosine-phosphatase: MPYKLLFVCLGNICRSPSAENIMNHLIEQAGLSESIICDSAGTSSYHIGSPPDRRMSAAAATKLGIKLRGQARQFQKSDFQDFDLILAMDQENYENILALDQTKQYQHKVRLICEFCSRHTLKEVPDPYYGGQDGFNEVIDLLIDACEGLLTKVKSEEL; this comes from the coding sequence ATGCCTTACAAGTTGCTGTTTGTCTGCTTAGGTAACATCTGCCGATCGCCATCGGCAGAAAACATCATGAATCATCTAATTGAGCAAGCTGGCTTGAGCGAAAGCATCATCTGTGATTCTGCTGGTACATCTAGTTATCACATTGGTAGCCCACCTGACAGACGGATGAGTGCTGCGGCTGCTACAAAGTTGGGAATTAAACTGCGTGGTCAAGCACGCCAGTTTCAAAAGTCAGATTTTCAAGACTTTGATTTGATATTGGCAATGGATCAAGAAAATTATGAGAATATCCTCGCTCTTGATCAAACCAAGCAATATCAGCATAAAGTTCGTTTGATCTGTGAATTTTGCTCTCGACACACCTTAAAGGAAGTTCCAGATCCTTATTATGGTGGTCAAGACGGATTTAATGAGGTTATTGATTTACTAATTGACGCTTGTGAAGGTCTACTGACAAAAGTTAAAAGTGAGGAGTTATGA